ACGCGGCCCAGGTACGCCCCCTGCTGCCCGGCACCGAAGGATGCGCCGCGCTCGTCACGAGCCGGGTGCGGATGGTGGACCTGGCGGGCGCGCACCTCGTCGACCTGGACGTGATGTCCCCCGACGAGGCACTGGCCCTGTTCACCAGGATCGTGGGCGAGGAACGGGTGGCGTCGGAACGGGAGTCGGCGCTCGACGTCGTCGCGGCCTGCGGCTTCCTCCCCCTGGCGATCCGCATCGCGGCCTCCCGCCTGGCCGCCCGCCGCACCTGGACGGTCTCCGTCCTCGCGGCGAAGCTCGCCGACGAGCGCCGACGACTGGACGAACTCCAGGCCGGCGACCTGGCCGTGAAGGCGACCTTCGAACTCGGCTACGGCCAACTCGAGCCCGCCCAGGCCCGCGCCTTCCGCCTCCTGGGCCTGGCCGACGGCCCGGACATCTCCCTGGCCGCGGCGGCAGCGGTCCTGGACCTGCCCCAGGACGACACCGAGGACGTACTGGAGTCCCTGGTGGACACGTCCTTGCTGGACTCTGCGGCTCCTGAGCGGTACCGGTTCCACGATCTGGTGCGGCTCTACGCGCGTGCCTGTGCGGAGAGAGACGAGTGGCCGCCCAGTGAGCGGCAGGCGGCCATGTCTCGGTTGCTGGACTTCTATCTGGCCACCGCGGCGGGGGTTTACGCGATCGAGCGGCCAGGGGATCGGCTGGTGAACCATCTGGAGAGGACCGAGTATCCGGGGCTGAGCTTCACCAACTCCGCGGGTGCGGTCGACTGGCTGTTCGCCGAAGCCGACTGCCTCCTGGCCTGCGTACGCCAAAGCGCGGGAGGCGGAATGCTCAGGCGGGCCGTCGATCTGCTCTGGGTCGCGAAGGACCTGGCGGAGTCCGGCGCCAACTCCTACCAGTACGAGACGACCGCAGTGGCGCTGCGCGACCTGGCCCATGAGACGGGGGACGGCCGGTCCGAAGCACGTGCACGCACCGCGCTGACCAACGCCCTCATGGTTTCCGACCGGTTCACGCAGGCCGACGAAGAGGCGCGAATCGCCATTCTCCTCGCCCGGGAGGCGGCGGATCTCGCCCCATGCTGCTGGGTTCCGAACGACCGCGGGATCATCGCCTTCTACCAAGGCCGCAACGACGACGGAGAAAGGCACCTTCAGGAGGCGATCGCCAACTACCGCGCCGACGGGAATCTGCCGGGCGAGGCCAGCGCCCTGTGCAACCTCTCGCGCATTCAGGTCAAGCTGGGCCGCACAGGCAGTGCGGTCGAGCTCGCCCGACGCGGAGTCGCCATATACGACCAGCTCGGGCTGACGGTGCGCCTCGCCAACGGTCGGCTTGCGCTCGGGATCGCCCTCAGCGCCGCCGACCGGTACGGCGAGGCACTCGAGCATCTCAGCGAAGCTCTCCGGCTCTTCCAAGAGAACCGGCAGCGGCTCTGGGAGGGTTCCGCGAACTTCCGTATCTCCGAGGCCTATCTGGCGAGCGGCCGTCCGGCGCTGGCAGCACAGCACGCGGAACGAGCCCTCGCTCTCCGAGTGATCGGAGGGGAGTGGATGCGGGCGAACGTGCTGACCACGTTGGGGCAGGCTCTCGAGCAGATCGGCCAGACAGACCGGGCCAGGGCATGCTGGAGCGAAGCGCTCAACATCCACGAGGCATCCGGTGCCCCCGAAGTCGAGCAGGTGAAGGCTCTGCTCCGGCCGGCCGCCGCCGCTTGATCGACCAGCCGGATCCGACGTTCATCATTCGTTTATCCGCGCTCGCCATGCTCATGGGTGTCGTCCCGTCGCGTCGAGGGGGCCGACGGCTCGGCACCTGGCCGCACCAATAGGGTGAAAGGCCTTGAACTGCCTGCCCGGCAATCCGTGGGGGAGTCACCGGGCGGGCTTCGATTCAGCACGTTCGACAGGGAGTTGCCGACGATGAGCGGTGCCACGAAGAAGCAGGACATCACCACGCTGGAGAACCACGCCGGCAGCCCGGACGACGGATCGACGGTCGAGCCGCTCGAGAACCACGCCGGCAGCGTCGCCGAGACTGAGACCATCAAGCCTCTGGAGAACCACGCCGGCAGCGTGGAGGCCAGCGTCCTCAAGACCCTCGAGAACCACGCCGGTTCCGAAGAGGCATAAGGCCAGACCACGACGGGAGATCGGCCGCGGCGGCGCGGAGGGGGGCCGCCGCGGCCGAGGTGCGTGCGAACAGCCCGACGTCCGCCGAGAACCACGCGGGGTAACTCGGCAGCTCGATGAAGGGGCCGGACTCAAGTCCGGCCCCTTCGGCATGTCATCCCCCGCCGTCGCGAGGCCACGGCCACGGCCACGGCCGACCTGGTGTCGCCCCGGTCAGCGACTCGAAGCGCCCCGCTCGCACCCCACGCCCAAGGGCGGTTATCCACAGGCCGAGCGGAGATCGGGCCGAACTGCGATCTTGGGTGGGTGAAGCGAAGGGCGCTGGGGGAGCTGGCAGAGGAGGGAGTCCTCCTCACGTCGCGTGCCCTTGACGCGGGATGGCCCGGGCGAAGCCTGACGCGGGCGCTCCGCGCGGACGGCTGGACCCTCCTGAGAAGGGGCGCCTGGGCCGAACCCGGTCGGTGCCCCGACCTCCTCACGCGGCTTCGGGCAGTGCAGCTCCTCAACCCCCGGCTGGTCGCGAGTCACCGTTCGGCGGCCGTCTTCTCCCGCACACCAGCCGCCACCCTCCTCCCCCCGCCCCTGGCCCCAACCCCCCACCAACGACTCCCCCCACCCCCACCGGCCCACGGGGAGCGCCCTTCAGAAGCGAGCGGCCCGACGTTCACGTCTCCGACGGGGGCTCACTCCAGCACCCCCCTCACCCGCAACTCCCCCTTGAGCACCTTCCCGCTCGCGTTCCGTGGGAGTTCGCGGACGAACTCCACCGACCTCGGCACCTTGTAGTTCGCCATTTCTCGGCGGGCCCATGCGATCAGGTCGTCGCCTGTCGACACCGCTCCCGGTCGCCGGACCACGTATGCCTTGCCGACCTCGCCGAGTCGGGGGTCCGGGATGCCGATGACCGCGATGTCGGCGACGTCGGGATGAAGGCCCAGGAGTTGTTCTATTTCCGCCGGGTACGCGTTGAAGCCGCCGACGATGAACATGTCCTTGACCCGGTCGGTGATGCGGAGGTTGCCGGAGGGGTCCAGGACGCCGACGTCGCCGGTGCGCAGCCAGCCGTCCGGCGTCAGCACTTCAGCTGTCGCCGACTCGTCCTCGTAGTAGCCGCGCATGACGTTGAAGCCGCGGACCAGGATTTCGCCGGGTGCGCCCGGGGCCGGCGCCCTGCCCTGCTCGTCCACGAGTCTCACCTCCGTTCCGGGGATCGCCCGGCCCGAGGTCGACGCGATGACCTGCGGTTCGTCGCCGCGGCGGCACATCGTGACGATGCCGCTCGCCTCGGAGAGTCCGTACGCCGTCAGGACCGTCTCGACGCCCAGCTCACCCCGTAGCCGCTCCACCAGCCGCAGCGGGACCACGGCCGCGCCCGTCACCACCAGGCGCAGCGCGGAGAGGTCGTACTTGTCGCGGGAGGGGTGGTCCAGCAGCGACTGGAGGAGGGTCGGGGGGCCGGGCAGCACCGACACGCGTTCCGAGGCGACGTTCGCCAGGACCGTGTCGACGTTGAACACCGGCTGGGGGATCATCGTCGCGCCCCGCATCAGACAGGCGATCGCGCCCGCCTTGTAGCCGAAGGTGTGGAAGAAGGGGTTCACGATGAGGTAGCGGTCGCCGGGGCGCAGGTCGGCCAGGTCGGTCCAGATGGCGTACGCCCGTAGCGTCTGCGCGTGGGTGATCACCGCGCCCTTGGGGCGGCCCGTGGTGCCCGAGGTGAAGACGAGGTCCGAGGGCCAGGAACCGTCCACCGCGTCCGCCCGCGCCCGCACCTCTGTCGCCCCCACGCCCTCCCCGCCGGCCAGGAAGTCCTTCCAGGTGCCGAAGTCCGGCGGGGCGTCGTCGGACAGGACCACCACCCGCTCCAGCGCCGGCAGCCCCGGCAGCGGCCCGCGCACTCCCCCCAACCCCTCACCGACCCCCTCCCCCTCCCCCGCCGCCCGCCGCAGCGAGGCCACGTACGACGTCCCCAGGAACGTGCCGGTCACGAACAGCAGCCGCACCCCGCTGCGGCGCAGCACGTACGCCGCCTCCGTGCCCTTGAACCGTGTGTTCAGCGGGACCAGCACCGCCCCGGCCGACACCGCGCCCAGTGCGGCGACCAGCCAGTCGAGGGAGTTGGGCGCCCAGATCCCGACGCGGTCGCCCGGTTCCACGCCGTTCGCGATGCAGGCCGCCGCCGCGCGCTCCACCCGCGCGCCCAGTTCGGCGTACGAGATCCTCGTCCGGCCCTCCACGACCGCCTCGGCGTCCGCGTACCGCACGGCCGCCCAACGGACCAGTTCCGGAACGCTTTTCCACTCGCCCCGCCACCCGTCCCGCCCTTCGCGCCGCCCTTCGTCCCGCTGCTCGCCCCGCGCCACGTCTTCGCCCACAGCACGCCTCCCCAGCCAGAAGGGGCCCTGGAAGACCCCGAAAGTCCCCGGCGGAACCGGGAGCTGACTACCCGTCAGATTAGCTGTAGCCTGACGACCTGTCAGCTTGCCGTCCGTCTGCGGAGGTGCGCACCGTGACCGGAAGACCCGGCGGAACCGGAGGCTCAGGGCTCAAGGACGCCACCGCCATCGTCGGCATCGGGCAGACCCCGTTCGCCAAAAGCCTCCCCGAGGACGAGAAGACGCTTGCCTGTCGTGCCGTCCTCGCCGCCCTCGACGACGCCGGGATCGCCCCGGCCGAGGTCGACGCCCTCGCCTCCTACACCATGGAGGAGACCGACGAGGTCGAGCTGGCGAAGGCCGTCGGGTTCGGCGACCTGACCTTCTTCAGCCGCATCCCCTACGGGGGCGGGGGCTCCTGCGCGACCGTCGCCCATCTCGCCGCCGCCGTCGCCTCGGGGCAGGCGACGGTCGGGGTCGCCTGGCGGTCGAGGAAGCGAGGCAGCGGTCCGCGGCCGTGGACCAACACCGCCGTTCAACTCCCCACGCCCGCCCAGTGGACCAGGCCCTTCGGGCTGCTGCGCCCCGCCGACGAGATCGCCATGCTCGCGCGCCGCTATATGCACGAGTACGGCGCCACCCGCGACCACCTCTTCAACGTCGCCCTCGCCTGCCGCAACCGCGCCAACCAGAACCCCGCCGCCGTGATGTACGAGCGCCCCCTGACCCGCGAGATGTACATGACGTCCCGCTGGATCAGCGAGCCGCTCTGCCTCTATGACAACTGCCTGGAGACGGACGGGGCGTTGGCCTGTGTGGTCGTCAGCAGCGAGCGTGCCCGCGACTGCCGCCGCAAGCCGGTCTACGTCCACTCCGCCGCCCAGGGGCTGCCCGCCCAGCACCACGGGATGGTCAACTACTGGAACGACGACCCCCTCACCGGCCCCGCCTGGGCCGCAGCCCGCCATCTGTGGAAGCACGCCGACCTCACCCCGCAGGACGTCGACGTCGCCCAGATCTACGACGCGTTCACGCCCCTGGTCCCGCTCTCCCTGGAGGGCTACGGCTTCTGCGGCCGGGGCGAGGGAGGCGCGTTCACCGAGGGAGGCGCCCTGGAGAGCGGCGGGCTGCTGCCCCTCAACACCGGCGGAGGCGGGCTCAGCGAGGCCTACGTCCATGGGTTCAACCTCATCAACGAGGGCGTGAAGCAGCTGCGCGGCACCAGCACCGCCCAGGTCCCCGGAGCCGCATCCTGCCTGGTCACCGCCGGCGAGGGAGTCCCGACGTCCGCCCTGCTGCTCACCAACAGGAGCTGAATCCATGCTGACCCCGGTCACCGACCCCGACGGCGCCCCCTTCTGGCAGTACGCCGCCCAAGGCGAACTCCGCGTCCAGACCTGCGCCGACTGCGCCGAGCCCCGTTTCCCGCCCCGCCCCTGCTGCCCGCACTGCCAGTCCTTCGCGAGCGAGTGGCGCCCCACCTCCGGCCGCGGCCGGATCTGGTCCTACGTCGTCCCCCACCCGCCGCTGCTCCCCGCCTACGCAGCCCAGGCCCCCTACAACGTGATCGTCGTCGAGCTGGCCGACGCGCCCCGGATACGGCTGGTGGGCAACCTGGTGACGCAGGCGGGGGCGGCGCTCGACTCCCTCTCCCCCGACCGCGTCCGCATCGGCGCCCGGGTGCAGGTGGTGTTCGACGGAAACGGGTTTCCGCAATGGGTTCTGGAGCGGCCGTGAGCGTGCTGCTGAACGTCGACAAGGACGCCGGCGTCGCCGTCGTCACCCTCGACCGGCCCGCGAAGCTCAACGCCCTCGACCTCGACACCGTGGGCGAACTGCAGCGGATCTGGCGGGAGTTGCGCTTCGACGACTCCGTGCGGGCGGTGGTCCTCACCGGCGCGGGGCGGGCGTTCTGCACCGGGCTGGACCGGGACGCCGTCGTGCCGCAGCCCGACTCCCCCTATATGCAGGACGATCCGCTGCTCACCGTAGGCCCCAAGGCGAACGACCTGTGGAAGCCGGTGATCGCCGCCGTGGAGGGGATGGCCTGCGGGGGCGCCTTCTATCTGCTCGGGGAGTGCGAGTTCGTCGTCGCCGGGGACGGCGCCGAGTTCTTCGACCCGCACACCACGTACGGGATGGTCAGCGCGTACGAGTCGGTGCTGCTGGCGCAGCGGATGCCGTACGGGGAGGCAGCGCGGATGATGCTGATGGGGACCGCCGAGCGGATCTCGGCGCGGCGGGCGCATGAGGTCGGGTTCGTTTCCGAACTCACGGACGCGGGCGGGGCGTTGGCCGCCGCCGTCGCCTGTGCCGGGGTGATCGCCGGGTATCCGGCCGCCGGGGTCCAGGGGACCGTGCGGGCGTTGTGGTCGGCGAAGGAGGCGGCGCGCGCGATGGGGTTCGCGCAGGCGCCGCATCTCATCTCGCTGGGGAATCTGCCGACCGAGCGG
This window of the Streptomyces sp. NBC_01275 genome carries:
- a CDS encoding FadD3 family acyl-CoA ligase, whose translation is MARGEQRDEGRREGRDGWRGEWKSVPELVRWAAVRYADAEAVVEGRTRISYAELGARVERAAAACIANGVEPGDRVGIWAPNSLDWLVAALGAVSAGAVLVPLNTRFKGTEAAYVLRRSGVRLLFVTGTFLGTSYVASLRRAAGEGEGVGEGLGGVRGPLPGLPALERVVVLSDDAPPDFGTWKDFLAGGEGVGATEVRARADAVDGSWPSDLVFTSGTTGRPKGAVITHAQTLRAYAIWTDLADLRPGDRYLIVNPFFHTFGYKAGAIACLMRGATMIPQPVFNVDTVLANVASERVSVLPGPPTLLQSLLDHPSRDKYDLSALRLVVTGAAVVPLRLVERLRGELGVETVLTAYGLSEASGIVTMCRRGDEPQVIASTSGRAIPGTEVRLVDEQGRAPAPGAPGEILVRGFNVMRGYYEDESATAEVLTPDGWLRTGDVGVLDPSGNLRITDRVKDMFIVGGFNAYPAEIEQLLGLHPDVADIAVIGIPDPRLGEVGKAYVVRRPGAVSTGDDLIAWARREMANYKVPRSVEFVRELPRNASGKVLKGELRVRGVLE
- a CDS encoding lipid-transfer protein, whose protein sequence is MTGRPGGTGGSGLKDATAIVGIGQTPFAKSLPEDEKTLACRAVLAALDDAGIAPAEVDALASYTMEETDEVELAKAVGFGDLTFFSRIPYGGGGSCATVAHLAAAVASGQATVGVAWRSRKRGSGPRPWTNTAVQLPTPAQWTRPFGLLRPADEIAMLARRYMHEYGATRDHLFNVALACRNRANQNPAAVMYERPLTREMYMTSRWISEPLCLYDNCLETDGALACVVVSSERARDCRRKPVYVHSAAQGLPAQHHGMVNYWNDDPLTGPAWAAARHLWKHADLTPQDVDVAQIYDAFTPLVPLSLEGYGFCGRGEGGAFTEGGALESGGLLPLNTGGGGLSEAYVHGFNLINEGVKQLRGTSTAQVPGAASCLVTAGEGVPTSALLLTNRS
- a CDS encoding BTAD domain-containing putative transcriptional regulator: MDDRAEHGGPRVPEQRRPGSPGEPDLRFGVLGPVRAQRGEERLATGSPQQRALLAALLLREGRTATAAELIDALWGEESPPQALAAVRTYASRLRKVLDPGVLVSESGGYAVRGLGEGALDLTVAQEWATESDKARSAGDLSLARESLNRALGLWNGETLAGVPGPYAEAQRVRLEEWRLGLLASRLDMDLEQGCHAEAVSELTALTAAYPLRERFRELLMLALYRSGRQAEALAVYADTRRLLAEELGVDPRPGLRELQRRILQADPELAEPSAAAAEPAVVPVRPAQLPATVPDFTGRSSFVKDLSEVLAGASGPEGGGGTGRVMAVSALAGIGGVGKTTLAVHVAHQARSTFPDGQLYVDLQGAGARAAEPETVLGSFLRALGTADSAIPDSLEERAALYRSVLDGRRVLVLLDNAKDAAQVRPLLPGTEGCAALVTSRVRMVDLAGAHLVDLDVMSPDEALALFTRIVGEERVASERESALDVVAACGFLPLAIRIAASRLAARRTWTVSVLAAKLADERRRLDELQAGDLAVKATFELGYGQLEPAQARAFRLLGLADGPDISLAAAAAVLDLPQDDTEDVLESLVDTSLLDSAAPERYRFHDLVRLYARACAERDEWPPSERQAAMSRLLDFYLATAAGVYAIERPGDRLVNHLERTEYPGLSFTNSAGAVDWLFAEADCLLACVRQSAGGGMLRRAVDLLWVAKDLAESGANSYQYETTAVALRDLAHETGDGRSEARARTALTNALMVSDRFTQADEEARIAILLAREAADLAPCCWVPNDRGIIAFYQGRNDDGERHLQEAIANYRADGNLPGEASALCNLSRIQVKLGRTGSAVELARRGVAIYDQLGLTVRLANGRLALGIALSAADRYGEALEHLSEALRLFQENRQRLWEGSANFRISEAYLASGRPALAAQHAERALALRVIGGEWMRANVLTTLGQALEQIGQTDRARACWSEALNIHEASGAPEVEQVKALLRPAAAA
- a CDS encoding enoyl-CoA hydratase/isomerase family protein yields the protein MSVLLNVDKDAGVAVVTLDRPAKLNALDLDTVGELQRIWRELRFDDSVRAVVLTGAGRAFCTGLDRDAVVPQPDSPYMQDDPLLTVGPKANDLWKPVIAAVEGMACGGAFYLLGECEFVVAGDGAEFFDPHTTYGMVSAYESVLLAQRMPYGEAARMMLMGTAERISARRAHEVGFVSELTDAGGALAAAVACAGVIAGYPAAGVQGTVRALWSAKEAARAMGFAQAPHLISLGNLPTERQAELFAGRRGSDHRTR
- a CDS encoding Zn-ribbon domain-containing OB-fold protein yields the protein MLTPVTDPDGAPFWQYAAQGELRVQTCADCAEPRFPPRPCCPHCQSFASEWRPTSGRGRIWSYVVPHPPLLPAYAAQAPYNVIVVELADAPRIRLVGNLVTQAGAALDSLSPDRVRIGARVQVVFDGNGFPQWVLERP